One genomic segment of Paraburkholderia hospita includes these proteins:
- a CDS encoding copper resistance protein CopD → MGERSGMLEQATLRLWRAFLTTTQPIAALAYLWLQAAVMSGSALPAAGVAVGAVLTESHFGLAWSVGFLGALVAASSCYFGRRGFPLFVVGLLAYAAGKAASSHAADSGDFSLRETIHVVHLVDWPLGGWWRDRRGDPCCTGSHAWRAVRPAKRLPYAPRCLN, encoded by the coding sequence ATGGGAGAACGCAGCGGCATGCTTGAGCAGGCCACGCTGCGCCTCTGGCGTGCTTTCCTTACGACGACGCAGCCCATCGCTGCACTCGCGTATCTCTGGCTGCAGGCGGCGGTGATGAGCGGTTCGGCGCTCCCCGCCGCCGGTGTAGCTGTGGGTGCCGTGCTGACAGAGTCTCACTTCGGCCTCGCATGGTCAGTCGGATTCCTCGGCGCACTGGTCGCGGCATCGAGTTGTTATTTCGGGCGGCGCGGCTTCCCGCTGTTCGTCGTGGGCCTTCTCGCCTATGCGGCGGGCAAGGCTGCGTCCAGCCATGCGGCGGACTCGGGCGATTTCTCGCTGAGAGAGACCATCCACGTCGTGCACCTGGTCGACTGGCCTCTGGGCGGGTGGTGGCGTGATCGTCGCGGCGATCCCTGCTGTACCGGCTCTCACGCGTGGAGGGCAGTTCGCCCGGCCAAAAGGCTGCCTTATGCTCCGCGTTGTCTCAACTAG
- a CDS encoding MFS transporter produces the protein MATIRTVDVQEFINSHKLSPYQLLIVALCFLTVAFDGFDTASAGFIAPAIRKQWALNALQLAPVFGGGLFGLMVGALLFGPLADRFGRKPILCFSVAFFGVMCLWSAYATSLRELILLRFLTGLGLGGAMPTAITMTSEFGPEKQRSLLVTSMFCGFTLGGSLGGVVASQIIPLHGWQGVLLFGGAMPLVLVPVLLWLLPESVRYLALSGRKQEQVARTLRRIAPQEVLEHTVFTVPENKVTGSPVRNLFGSGVMVGTVCLWLTFFMSLLVYYLLTSWLPTVINNTGVPLDMTALIAAALPLGSTVGAVLIGRLMDRHNPCLILTSFYLVAAVFILLIGVASSLPMLVFAVFGAGLGTGGSQTGANALAAAYYPTSSRVSGVSWALGIGRVGSIVGSMVGGVLLAMHLGLPIMFVLVAIPTFVAALSMFGMGRHEAALRSSEVARTLPGSVKP, from the coding sequence ATGGCAACGATCAGAACGGTCGATGTTCAGGAGTTCATCAACTCGCACAAGCTGTCGCCCTATCAGTTGCTGATCGTCGCGCTGTGTTTCCTGACAGTCGCGTTCGATGGTTTCGATACGGCAAGCGCCGGATTCATTGCACCTGCCATCAGGAAGCAATGGGCATTGAACGCGCTTCAGTTGGCGCCTGTGTTCGGCGGCGGCCTGTTTGGCCTGATGGTAGGCGCGCTCCTGTTCGGACCACTTGCCGACAGGTTTGGGCGCAAGCCCATACTCTGCTTTTCAGTGGCGTTTTTCGGTGTCATGTGCCTGTGGTCCGCCTACGCGACTTCTCTGCGCGAACTCATACTATTGCGATTCCTGACCGGCTTGGGTCTTGGCGGAGCCATGCCTACGGCCATTACGATGACATCCGAATTCGGTCCCGAGAAACAGCGCTCGCTATTGGTGACGAGTATGTTCTGCGGCTTCACGTTAGGCGGGTCATTGGGTGGCGTGGTCGCCTCGCAGATCATTCCCCTGCATGGCTGGCAGGGCGTGCTGTTATTCGGCGGGGCCATGCCATTGGTACTGGTGCCGGTCCTGTTATGGCTTCTGCCTGAGTCTGTCCGGTACCTGGCGTTGTCCGGCCGGAAACAGGAGCAAGTGGCCCGCACGCTCCGGCGCATAGCGCCACAGGAAGTGCTCGAACATACGGTGTTCACAGTCCCCGAGAACAAGGTCACGGGTTCTCCCGTCCGCAACCTTTTCGGCAGCGGCGTGATGGTCGGCACCGTCTGCCTCTGGCTCACCTTCTTCATGAGTCTGCTGGTGTATTACCTGCTCACTAGCTGGCTGCCCACGGTCATTAACAACACAGGCGTCCCTCTGGATATGACTGCGCTGATCGCCGCAGCGCTGCCCTTGGGCAGCACGGTCGGCGCCGTGCTGATCGGCCGCCTGATGGACAGGCACAATCCCTGTCTGATACTCACAAGCTTCTACCTTGTTGCCGCAGTGTTTATCCTGCTCATCGGCGTCGCTTCGTCGTTGCCGATGCTGGTGTTCGCAGTCTTTGGGGCTGGTCTTGGAACCGGAGGCTCGCAGACCGGCGCCAATGCGCTGGCGGCGGCCTACTATCCAACCTCCAGCCGCGTCTCCGGCGTGAGTTGGGCGCTCGGCATTGGCAGGGTGGGTTCGATCGTGGGCTCAATGGTTGGCGGAGTGCTGCTAGCCATGCATCTGGGCCTGCCCATCATGTTCGTGCTGGTTGCGATACCCACCTTCGTCGCCGCACTCAGCATGTTTGGCATGGGGCGCCACGAGGCCGCGCTCAGGTCGTCTGAGGTTGCTCGAACGCTCCCTGGTTCAGTCAAGCCTTAG
- a CDS encoding CopD family protein, producing MEGSSPGQKAALCSALSQLATVALAVVLVTGFYNAMQDTAHASAPLFGTAWGRLLATKLACVALATSLGGWNRLVVLPDLHARAERLDPAYPAVQRRFDSLLLTEALAMLAILALAPVLGHMAPTGG from the coding sequence GTGGAGGGCAGTTCGCCCGGCCAAAAGGCTGCCTTATGCTCCGCGTTGTCTCAACTAGCGACGGTCGCACTTGCGGTTGTCCTCGTCACCGGTTTCTATAATGCAATGCAGGACACCGCACACGCGAGCGCGCCACTCTTTGGAACGGCCTGGGGCCGGTTGCTCGCCACGAAGCTTGCATGCGTAGCCCTTGCGACCTCATTGGGTGGCTGGAACCGGCTGGTGGTTCTGCCCGATCTGCACGCTCGTGCTGAACGACTCGACCCGGCTTATCCTGCTGTGCAGCGCCGCTTCGACAGTCTTCTTTTGACTGAAGCGCTTGCCATGCTAGCTATCCTCGCGCTGGCTCCAGTGTTGGGCCATATGGCGCCGACGGGTGGCTAG